One region of Terricaulis silvestris genomic DNA includes:
- the arr gene encoding NAD(+)--rifampin ADP-ribosyltransferase: MTDSTNSQVLYHGTRADLRSGDLIAPGYVSNYGSRRKANFVYLSATLEAAIWGAELAAGEGRERIYIVEPTGPIEDDPNLTDKKFPGNPTKSYRTRDPLRVTGEVAEWQGHSAEALAAMKIHLEELKRQGIEAIDE; the protein is encoded by the coding sequence ATGACAGATTCTACAAACTCACAAGTCCTCTACCACGGCACGCGCGCCGACCTTCGCTCCGGCGATCTCATCGCGCCGGGTTACGTGTCCAACTACGGCAGCCGGAGGAAAGCGAACTTCGTCTATCTGAGCGCCACGCTCGAAGCCGCGATCTGGGGCGCTGAGTTGGCGGCCGGCGAGGGTCGGGAGCGCATCTACATCGTCGAGCCGACCGGACCGATCGAAGACGATCCCAATCTCACCGACAAGAAATTCCCCGGCAATCCGACCAAATCCTACCGCACGCGCGACCCGCTTCGAGTCACCGGCGAGGTCGCGGAATGGCAGGGGCACAGCGCCGAGGCGCTGGCGGCGATGAAAATACATCTCGAGGAACTCAAGCGCCAAGGCATCGAGGCGATCGATGAATGA
- a CDS encoding MBL fold metallo-hydrolase has protein sequence MQVRFWGTRGSIATPGPTTIRYGGNTSCVEVRTDSGAIILIDCGTGAHALGQALQEQGKGRTGHILISHTHWDHIQGLPFFAPLFVAGNEWHVYGPRGLNQSLREVLAGQMEYAYFPVALNAFAATVHYHEVVEGGFSIGGARITTQYLNHPALTVGYRIETDGATLVYASDHEPHSHSAGEGHTEPPEAGDAAHVEFIRDADLLIHDAQYTAAEYPAKIGWGHSTIEYVIDMAAAANVRQVALYHHDPGRGDDAVDQLIKTARTRADDAGSPLLVTGAAEGSVYELRALEAKEKFVPYLPSSLVSPTTTVDNELVLITGVGADELAVLAEAAEADGIPNVSALQIEDLKAATRSAIPSLIFVGDAIPGVDPIALCQELRALQGEAAREIPIIVVTDQAGVDAERGAAAGVTDWLTRPYSVQYARSRMRAWLMRSMLRWRKAILPQDEEARLEAVHRLGLLDTAAEERFDRHTRIAAAALDAPIALVTLVDRDRQWFKSHLGFDFSETPRDIGFCSHAILEDAPLVVPDALQDDRFAENPAVVGDPRVRFYAGIPLRGDDGSRVGALCIVDHKPRNLSAAQIEMLQDIARLVEEELKHRPDAPVASIARVSITT, from the coding sequence ATGCAGGTGCGATTCTGGGGCACGCGCGGTTCGATCGCGACGCCAGGCCCGACCACAATCCGCTACGGCGGCAACACCTCATGCGTCGAGGTGCGCACGGATTCCGGCGCGATCATCTTGATCGATTGCGGAACGGGCGCGCACGCGCTCGGCCAAGCGCTGCAAGAGCAAGGCAAGGGCCGCACGGGCCACATCCTGATCTCGCACACGCACTGGGATCACATTCAGGGCTTGCCGTTCTTCGCGCCGCTCTTCGTTGCCGGCAATGAGTGGCACGTTTATGGGCCGCGTGGGCTGAACCAATCGCTTCGCGAAGTGCTGGCCGGGCAGATGGAGTACGCCTACTTCCCGGTGGCGCTGAATGCGTTCGCGGCGACTGTGCACTATCATGAAGTGGTCGAAGGCGGGTTCTCGATCGGCGGGGCGCGCATCACGACGCAATATTTGAATCACCCTGCCCTCACGGTCGGCTACCGGATCGAGACGGATGGCGCGACTTTGGTCTATGCGTCCGATCATGAGCCGCACAGCCACAGCGCCGGCGAAGGCCACACCGAGCCGCCCGAAGCTGGCGACGCGGCGCACGTTGAGTTCATCCGCGACGCCGATCTGCTGATACACGACGCGCAATACACGGCGGCCGAATATCCGGCCAAGATCGGCTGGGGCCATAGCACGATCGAGTACGTCATCGATATGGCTGCCGCCGCCAATGTGCGGCAGGTGGCGCTTTATCATCATGATCCTGGGCGCGGTGATGACGCTGTCGATCAGCTCATCAAGACGGCGCGGACGCGTGCGGACGATGCCGGCTCTCCGCTGCTCGTCACCGGCGCCGCCGAGGGCAGCGTCTATGAGTTGCGTGCGTTGGAAGCCAAGGAAAAGTTCGTCCCGTATCTGCCGTCGAGCTTGGTGTCGCCGACCACCACTGTCGACAACGAATTGGTGTTGATCACGGGCGTCGGCGCAGATGAGCTCGCGGTGCTGGCGGAGGCGGCCGAGGCTGACGGCATACCAAATGTGTCGGCGTTGCAGATCGAAGATTTGAAGGCAGCGACGCGAAGCGCTATTCCCTCGCTCATCTTTGTTGGCGACGCGATTCCGGGCGTTGATCCGATCGCGCTCTGTCAGGAGTTGCGCGCACTGCAGGGCGAAGCGGCGCGCGAGATACCGATCATTGTTGTCACCGATCAGGCCGGCGTCGATGCGGAGCGCGGCGCAGCCGCTGGCGTCACCGACTGGCTGACGCGGCCCTACAGCGTGCAGTACGCGCGCTCGCGCATGCGCGCGTGGCTGATGCGCTCGATGTTGCGCTGGCGGAAGGCGATCCTGCCGCAAGACGAAGAAGCGCGTCTGGAAGCGGTGCATCGGCTCGGTTTGCTCGACACCGCCGCCGAAGAGCGTTTTGACCGGCACACCCGCATCGCCGCCGCGGCGCTCGACGCGCCGATTGCGCTGGTGACGTTGGTCGATCGCGACCGGCAATGGTTCAAGTCGCATCTGGGCTTCGACTTCAGCGAGACGCCGCGCGATATCGGATTTTGCTCGCACGCCATCCTCGAAGACGCGCCGCTCGTGGTGCCCGACGCGCTGCAGGACGATCGCTTCGCGGAGAACCCCGCCGTGGTGGGCGACCCGCGCGTGCGGTTCTATGCCGGCATCCCGCTGCGCGGCGATGATGGCAGCCGTGTCGGCGCGTTGTGCATCGTTGATCACAAGCCGCGCAATCTGAGCGCGGCTCAGATCGAGATGCTGCAGGACATAGCGCGGCTGGTGGAAGAAGAGCTGAAGCACCGGCCTGATGCGCCGGTGGCGTCGATCGCGCGGGTTTCCATAACGACGTAG
- a CDS encoding acetyl-CoA carboxylase biotin carboxylase subunit codes for MFDKILIANRGEVAVRIIRTARRLGIKTAIVYSEADADSLAVDMADEAVFIGPPPAAQSYLVIDKIVDAARKTGAQAIHPGFGFLSEKAEFADRLLAEKITFIGPNPHAIRAMGDKIESKKAAQEAGVSCVPGFIGEIEGVEHAVQISEEIGYPVMIKASAGGGGKGIRVAFNKKDVEEGFPAVRAEAKGAFGDDRIFIEKFVTAPRHIEIQVMGDKHGNVVHLFERECSIQRRNQKVIEEAPSPLLDEKTRMAMGEQACALSRAVNYDSAGTVEFVASGADKSFFFLEMNTRLQVEHPVSEMITGLDLVEQMIRVAAGEKLAFKQKDLKIKGWAIESRIYAEDPYRNFLPSIGRLRAYQAPAEGKTGDVMLRNETGVREGDEISMFYDPMIAKLITHAPTRIAAIDAQAAALDNFLIDGIADNIPFLGAVMEEKDFRKGDFTTGYIKDHFPNGFEGVAPTPKQHKLLIAAAALARSFTARRATEVSGQLNGGLKGDWQRAWTVILDKVHHLTNVDLDETGADVTIDGKKHRIDTVTRPGARIIEGKFDGQPFSVKIKTAPGGYTLRHRGVTALALVATPRGAELFKKIPEKQKADTSKLIVSPMPGLVISIDAKAGQEVKTGEGVAVVEAMKMQNIIRAERDGVVSKVHVAAGASVAADEVMLELA; via the coding sequence ATGTTCGACAAAATCCTCATCGCCAACCGCGGCGAAGTCGCCGTCCGCATCATCCGCACCGCGCGCCGGCTCGGCATCAAGACCGCCATCGTCTATTCCGAAGCCGACGCCGACAGCCTTGCTGTCGATATGGCCGACGAAGCCGTCTTCATCGGACCGCCGCCCGCTGCGCAAAGCTATCTCGTCATTGACAAGATCGTCGACGCCGCGCGCAAGACCGGCGCGCAAGCCATCCACCCCGGCTTCGGCTTCCTCTCCGAGAAAGCCGAGTTCGCCGACCGACTGCTGGCCGAGAAGATCACCTTCATCGGCCCCAACCCCCACGCCATCCGCGCTATGGGCGACAAGATCGAGTCCAAGAAGGCCGCGCAAGAAGCGGGCGTCTCTTGCGTGCCGGGCTTCATCGGCGAAATCGAAGGCGTCGAGCACGCCGTGCAGATCTCGGAAGAGATCGGCTACCCGGTCATGATCAAGGCCAGCGCCGGCGGTGGCGGCAAAGGCATCCGCGTCGCGTTCAACAAGAAAGATGTGGAAGAGGGCTTCCCCGCCGTGCGCGCCGAAGCCAAGGGCGCGTTCGGCGACGACCGCATTTTCATCGAGAAATTCGTTACCGCGCCGCGCCACATCGAAATCCAAGTGATGGGCGACAAGCACGGCAACGTCGTGCACCTGTTCGAGCGCGAATGCTCGATCCAGCGCCGCAACCAGAAAGTCATCGAGGAAGCGCCGTCGCCGTTGCTCGATGAAAAGACGCGCATGGCCATGGGCGAGCAGGCCTGCGCGCTCTCACGAGCCGTGAACTACGACAGCGCCGGCACGGTCGAGTTCGTCGCCAGCGGCGCCGACAAGAGCTTCTTCTTCCTCGAGATGAACACGCGTCTCCAAGTCGAGCACCCAGTCAGCGAGATGATCACCGGCCTCGACCTGGTCGAGCAAATGATCCGCGTCGCCGCCGGCGAGAAGCTGGCGTTCAAGCAGAAGGATCTGAAGATCAAGGGCTGGGCCATCGAGAGCCGCATCTACGCCGAAGACCCGTACCGCAACTTTCTCCCCAGCATCGGCCGCCTCCGCGCCTACCAAGCGCCCGCCGAAGGCAAAACCGGCGACGTCATGCTGCGCAACGAAACCGGCGTCCGCGAGGGCGACGAAATTTCGATGTTCTACGATCCGATGATCGCCAAGCTCATCACCCACGCGCCAACGCGCATCGCCGCCATCGACGCCCAGGCCGCCGCCCTCGACAATTTCCTCATCGACGGCATCGCCGACAACATCCCGTTCCTCGGCGCGGTGATGGAGGAAAAGGATTTCCGCAAAGGCGATTTCACCACCGGCTACATCAAGGACCATTTTCCGAATGGCTTCGAAGGCGTCGCGCCCACGCCGAAGCAACACAAGCTCCTGATCGCCGCCGCCGCTCTCGCGCGCTCCTTCACCGCGCGCCGCGCCACAGAAGTCAGCGGTCAGCTCAATGGCGGGCTTAAGGGCGATTGGCAGCGCGCCTGGACCGTCATTCTCGACAAAGTCCACCACCTCACTAACGTCGATCTCGACGAAACCGGCGCCGACGTCACCATCGACGGCAAGAAGCACCGCATCGACACTGTGACGCGCCCCGGCGCGCGCATCATCGAAGGCAAGTTCGACGGCCAGCCGTTCTCGGTGAAAATCAAAACCGCCCCTGGTGGCTACACATTGCGCCATCGCGGCGTCACCGCGCTCGCACTCGTCGCCACCCCGCGCGGCGCCGAGTTGTTCAAGAAGATCCCGGAAAAACAAAAAGCCGACACTTCGAAGCTGATCGTCTCGCCGATGCCCGGCCTCGTCATCTCGATCGACGCCAAAGCCGGCCAAGAAGTGAAAACCGGCGAGGGTGTCGCCGTCGTCGAAGCCATGAAGATGCAAAACATCATCCGCGCCGAACGCGACGGTGTGGTCAGCAAAGTCCACGTCGCCGCCGGCGCATCCGTTGCGGCGGACGAGGTGATGCTTGAGCTGGCTTAG
- a CDS encoding glycoside hydrolase family 5 protein, whose product MNRRETLLGAAAALAACGPAGGQGPAPPFPMRRGVNLGNALEAPNEGEWGYRIEDAHLRAIADAGFDGVRLPVRWDARPGGGTLIQRDLINRVSEVAGKAASLGLFVQIDMHHYDAFNDAGPDSEFRQRFLDIWRIIAESYRYASERVFFEPLNEPNGAHWSAQALRELQAEVVGVIRESNPERLIVLGPGNWQNIDALRDWRPPEGENIAVSVHYYEPHAFTHQGAEWLGDDAPTFDRAWGNGDDLSQLRRHIGAAASWARQHGYAMQLGEFGVNRAVALGQRALWTRAVRDACEAEGMGWCVWDFAGAFPIWDRERGEWIEQMRSVLLDEQSWIHES is encoded by the coding sequence ATGAATCGCCGCGAGACCCTTCTTGGCGCCGCAGCAGCGCTGGCCGCGTGCGGGCCGGCGGGCGGTCAAGGGCCGGCGCCGCCCTTCCCGATGCGGCGCGGCGTGAACCTTGGCAACGCGCTCGAAGCGCCGAACGAGGGCGAGTGGGGCTATCGGATCGAGGACGCGCACTTGCGCGCGATCGCCGATGCTGGGTTCGATGGCGTGCGGCTGCCGGTGCGATGGGACGCTCGTCCAGGTGGCGGGACTCTCATTCAGCGCGATCTGATCAACCGCGTGTCGGAAGTTGCCGGTAAGGCGGCGAGTCTCGGCTTGTTTGTGCAGATCGACATGCACCACTACGACGCATTCAATGATGCAGGACCGGACTCGGAGTTTCGGCAACGCTTCCTCGATATCTGGCGGATCATCGCGGAGTCGTATCGCTATGCGTCTGAGCGCGTCTTCTTCGAGCCCCTCAACGAGCCGAACGGCGCGCATTGGTCGGCGCAAGCGTTACGGGAGTTGCAGGCAGAGGTCGTGGGCGTCATTCGCGAGAGCAATCCGGAACGGCTGATCGTACTGGGGCCCGGCAATTGGCAGAACATCGACGCACTGCGCGATTGGCGCCCGCCCGAGGGAGAGAACATCGCGGTGAGCGTGCACTATTACGAGCCGCACGCGTTCACGCATCAGGGCGCGGAATGGTTGGGCGATGATGCGCCGACGTTTGATCGCGCGTGGGGCAATGGAGACGATCTTTCTCAATTGCGCCGACACATCGGCGCGGCGGCAAGTTGGGCGCGCCAGCACGGCTACGCCATGCAATTGGGAGAGTTTGGCGTGAATCGCGCTGTGGCGTTGGGTCAGCGCGCGCTTTGGACCCGTGCGGTGCGCGACGCGTGCGAAGCAGAAGGCATGGGCTGGTGTGTTTGGGATTTTGCTGGCGCGTTTCCGATTTGGGATCGCGAGCGCGGAGAATGGATCGAACAGATGCGCTCCGTCCTTCTCGACGAGCAAAGCTGGATCCACGAAAGTTAG
- a CDS encoding ParA family protein, with the protein MPARLVSVINMKGGVGKSTTTVSLAESLALHQRRRVLVIDLDPQTNCSIMIAGPEKWNKMREAERTLDFFFESYIVQQKAKPFKSLIEKNVSDLKGKADVALCASAPEFRIVERDMIESFVKRGFQIDQIQKWICERFANGIKNVVNEYDYILIDCPPGISLFAEAALIAADAILVPTIPDYVSRLGLITFRKRALRLINERRGGPSQLMVLATKYDDTFSLHRSEAQLLKDNLGEAMFDVRIPQHVDIAKAAEWSETPRTFEQKYGAMAGVIKKLGEEFQSKVELGPSI; encoded by the coding sequence ATGCCCGCGCGTTTAGTTTCGGTGATCAACATGAAGGGCGGCGTCGGTAAATCGACGACGACCGTTTCGCTCGCCGAATCGTTGGCGTTGCACCAGCGCCGCCGCGTCCTGGTGATCGACCTCGATCCGCAAACCAATTGTTCGATCATGATCGCCGGCCCGGAGAAGTGGAACAAGATGCGCGAAGCCGAGCGCACGCTCGACTTCTTCTTTGAGAGCTACATCGTTCAGCAGAAGGCCAAGCCCTTCAAATCGCTGATCGAGAAAAACGTCAGCGATCTGAAAGGCAAGGCCGACGTTGCGCTCTGCGCTTCGGCGCCGGAATTCCGCATCGTCGAACGCGACATGATCGAAAGCTTCGTCAAACGCGGGTTTCAGATCGACCAGATTCAGAAATGGATTTGCGAGCGCTTCGCCAACGGCATCAAGAACGTGGTCAACGAGTACGACTACATCCTGATCGATTGCCCGCCCGGCATTTCGCTGTTCGCGGAAGCGGCCCTGATCGCCGCCGACGCCATCCTGGTGCCGACGATCCCGGATTATGTGTCGCGGCTCGGCCTCATCACCTTCCGCAAGCGCGCGCTGCGTTTGATCAACGAGCGCCGGGGTGGCCCGTCGCAGCTCATGGTGCTCGCCACCAAGTACGACGACACGTTCTCGCTGCACCGCTCCGAAGCGCAGCTGCTGAAAGACAATCTCGGCGAGGCCATGTTCGACGTGCGCATTCCCCAGCACGTCGATATCGCGAAGGCCGCCGAATGGTCGGAAACCCCGCGCACGTTCGAACAGAAGTACGGCGCGATGGCGGGCGTCATCAAAAAGCTCGGCGAAGAATTCCAGAGCAAGGTGGAGCTCGGCCCTAGCATATGA
- the gor gene encoding glutathione-disulfide reductase yields the protein MPQYDYDLFVIGAGSGGVRAARLASKSGARVGIAEQVQIGGTCVLRGCVPKKLFVYASEFSQNFRDAKGFGWTVDWARFDWPTLRDTVQNEVNRLSGLYTKNLEAAGVAMHDDRAIVVDPHTVRLSRSGRDFTAERILIATGGHTFRPTKTRGQELGITSTDAFTLKELPSKIVIAGGGYIAVEFATVFSGLGVDTTIVYRGERILRGFDHDIRAHVQADLERTGVKIICGSTIDEITALTGDRKLVSLSNSMKIETDQVMWAVGREPNTANMGLEAAGVRLTARGAVAVDEYSRTSVPSIWAVGDVTDRVNLTPVAIREAMAFIETEFMARPTAFDHADVASAVFSRPPVGSVGLTEEQAREKGHKLQIFRSVFRPMKHILANNEQRVLMKMVVDAESDRVLGVHIAGVDSPEQIQLAAIAVKAGLTKAQWDATCAVHPTGAEELVLMGEPVAHDNEAPA from the coding sequence ATGCCCCAATACGACTACGATCTCTTCGTCATCGGCGCGGGCTCCGGCGGCGTGCGGGCGGCGCGGCTTGCCTCCAAGTCTGGCGCGCGCGTCGGCATTGCCGAGCAAGTGCAGATCGGCGGCACCTGCGTGTTGCGCGGCTGCGTGCCGAAGAAGCTGTTCGTTTACGCCAGCGAATTTTCGCAAAACTTCCGCGACGCCAAGGGTTTCGGCTGGACCGTCGACTGGGCGCGCTTCGATTGGCCGACGCTTCGCGACACCGTGCAGAACGAAGTCAACCGGCTCTCCGGCCTCTACACCAAGAACCTCGAAGCCGCCGGCGTCGCCATGCACGACGACCGCGCCATCGTCGTCGATCCGCACACCGTGCGCCTCTCCCGCAGCGGCCGCGATTTCACCGCCGAGCGCATCCTGATCGCCACCGGCGGCCACACCTTCCGGCCGACCAAAACCCGCGGCCAAGAGCTCGGCATCACGTCCACGGACGCGTTCACGCTGAAAGAGCTGCCGTCCAAGATCGTCATCGCCGGCGGCGGCTACATCGCGGTGGAGTTCGCGACCGTATTCTCCGGCCTCGGCGTCGACACCACCATCGTTTATCGCGGCGAGCGTATCCTGCGCGGCTTCGACCACGACATCCGCGCCCACGTCCAAGCCGATCTCGAACGCACCGGCGTCAAGATCATCTGCGGCTCCACCATCGATGAAATCACCGCGCTCACCGGCGACCGCAAGCTGGTGAGCCTCTCGAATTCGATGAAGATCGAAACTGATCAAGTGATGTGGGCGGTCGGCCGTGAGCCGAACACCGCAAACATGGGCCTAGAAGCCGCCGGCGTGCGCCTCACTGCGCGCGGCGCCGTCGCCGTTGATGAATATTCCCGCACCAGCGTGCCATCGATCTGGGCCGTCGGCGATGTGACTGATCGCGTCAACCTCACGCCAGTCGCCATCCGCGAAGCCATGGCCTTCATCGAAACCGAATTCATGGCGCGCCCAACGGCGTTCGATCACGCCGATGTCGCCAGCGCCGTGTTCTCACGTCCGCCCGTGGGATCTGTTGGCCTCACCGAAGAGCAAGCGCGCGAGAAGGGGCACAAGCTACAAATCTTCCGCAGCGTGTTCCGCCCGATGAAGCACATCCTCGCCAACAACGAGCAGCGCGTGCTGATGAAGATGGTGGTGGATGCCGAGAGTGATCGCGTGCTCGGCGTTCACATCGCCGGCGTGGACTCACCGGAGCAAATCCAACTCGCCGCCATCGCGGTGAAAGCTGGCCTTACCAAAGCACAGTGGGACGCCACCTGCGCCGTGCACCCGACTGGCGCCGAAGAACTCGTCCTCATGGGCGAGCCCGTCGCGCACGACAACGAAGCGCCGGCTTAA
- the purL gene encoding phosphoribosylformylglycinamidine synthase subunit PurL yields MSLDPLAPGTLALAEEFGLSRDEYDLVLEKLGRTPNVTELGIFSVMWSEHCSYKSTRVHLAKFPTTAPHVIYGPGENAGAIDIGEGLAAIFKMESHNHPSFIEPFQGAATGVGGILRDVFTMGARPVAIMNALRFGEPDHPKTRKLVDGVVSGISFYGNCVGVPTVGGETNFDARYNGNILVNVFCLGIADKTKIFTSAAKGANNPVVYVGAKTGRDGIHGATMASAEFDDDSDAQRPTVQVGDPFLEKLLIEACLELMATDAIIGIQDMGAAGLTSSSVEMASKGEAGILLDLDAVPAREEGMTPYEFMLSESQERMLMTLKPGREAEAKAIFEKWGLDAAVIGQTTDTGNLTLRWHGQIVCDIPLGPLADEAPKYERPYVQPLKAIPLTEGETKRLNDEYPGFAKSLTTLLSQPDQASKRWIWEQYDRHVMGDTLADSGGDAAIVRLYGSQRALAMTCDVTPRYVEADAYEGGKQAVAEAWRNLSVTGARPLAVTDNLNFGNPQRPEVMGQIVYAIEGLAEACRALEFPVISGNVSLYNETNGQAILPTPAIGGVGIIDNMERRATADALKPGDVLVLIGETEGHLGQSIYARDLYKLGGAAPKVDLALEKKNGDFVRALISDGTIRAAHDLSDGGLGIAAAEMALGSDVGVSLGYQGDLSDAAFLYAEDQARYLIAIPANKADTLDQRARAAGVSYLLVGEAGGREISYLGATGNRERVSLEDLRKAHESWLPAYMKVAH; encoded by the coding sequence ATGTCCCTAGACCCGCTCGCGCCAGGCACCCTCGCGCTCGCCGAAGAATTCGGCCTCTCCCGAGATGAGTACGATCTCGTCCTGGAAAAGCTTGGCCGCACGCCGAACGTCACCGAACTGGGCATCTTCTCGGTGATGTGGAGCGAGCACTGCTCGTACAAATCCACCCGTGTCCACCTCGCGAAATTTCCGACCACGGCGCCGCACGTGATCTACGGGCCGGGCGAGAACGCCGGCGCCATCGATATCGGCGAGGGCCTCGCCGCCATCTTCAAGATGGAAAGCCACAACCACCCGAGCTTCATCGAGCCGTTCCAAGGCGCCGCGACCGGCGTCGGCGGCATCCTGCGCGACGTGTTCACCATGGGCGCGCGGCCAGTGGCGATCATGAACGCGCTGCGCTTTGGCGAACCGGATCACCCGAAGACGCGCAAACTGGTCGACGGCGTCGTCAGCGGCATCAGTTTTTACGGCAATTGCGTTGGCGTACCGACGGTCGGCGGCGAGACCAATTTTGACGCCCGCTACAATGGCAACATCCTGGTCAACGTGTTCTGCCTCGGCATCGCCGACAAAACCAAAATCTTCACCAGCGCAGCCAAAGGCGCGAACAATCCCGTCGTCTATGTCGGCGCCAAGACGGGCCGCGACGGCATCCACGGCGCCACCATGGCAAGCGCGGAGTTCGACGATGATTCCGACGCGCAACGCCCGACCGTCCAAGTCGGCGATCCCTTCCTCGAAAAGCTCTTGATCGAAGCCTGCCTCGAACTGATGGCCACAGACGCCATCATCGGCATCCAAGACATGGGCGCTGCGGGTCTCACCTCATCGTCCGTCGAAATGGCGTCGAAAGGCGAGGCCGGCATCCTGCTCGATCTCGACGCGGTGCCCGCGCGCGAAGAGGGCATGACGCCCTACGAGTTCATGCTCAGCGAAAGCCAAGAGCGCATGCTGATGACGCTGAAGCCCGGCCGCGAAGCCGAGGCGAAAGCGATTTTCGAAAAGTGGGGCCTCGACGCCGCCGTCATCGGCCAAACCACCGACACCGGAAACCTCACACTCCGCTGGCACGGCCAGATCGTCTGCGACATCCCGCTGGGCCCGCTCGCTGACGAAGCGCCGAAGTACGAGCGCCCGTACGTGCAGCCGCTGAAAGCCATCCCGCTGACCGAAGGCGAAACCAAGCGCCTGAACGACGAATATCCCGGCTTCGCCAAATCGCTCACCACTTTGCTCTCGCAACCGGACCAAGCCTCGAAGCGCTGGATCTGGGAGCAGTACGATCGCCACGTCATGGGCGACACGCTGGCCGATAGCGGCGGCGACGCCGCAATCGTCCGCCTTTACGGTTCACAACGCGCGCTCGCGATGACGTGCGACGTGACCCCGCGCTACGTCGAAGCCGACGCCTATGAAGGCGGCAAGCAAGCCGTCGCCGAAGCCTGGCGCAATCTCAGCGTCACCGGCGCGCGCCCCCTCGCGGTCACCGACAATCTCAACTTCGGCAATCCGCAACGCCCCGAAGTCATGGGTCAGATCGTCTACGCGATCGAAGGCCTCGCCGAAGCCTGCCGCGCGCTGGAGTTTCCGGTGATCAGCGGCAATGTCTCGCTCTACAACGAGACCAACGGCCAAGCCATTCTGCCCACGCCCGCCATCGGCGGCGTCGGCATTATCGACAACATGGAACGCCGCGCCACCGCCGATGCACTGAAACCGGGCGATGTGCTGGTGCTGATCGGCGAAACAGAAGGCCATCTCGGCCAATCGATCTACGCGCGCGATCTCTACAAACTCGGCGGCGCGGCGCCTAAAGTCGATCTCGCGCTGGAAAAGAAGAACGGCGACTTTGTCCGCGCGCTGATCTCAGACGGCACAATCCGCGCCGCGCACGATCTCAGCGACGGCGGCCTCGGCATCGCCGCCGCCGAAATGGCGCTCGGCTCAGACGTCGGCGTTTCACTCGGCTACCAGGGCGATCTCAGCGACGCGGCCTTCCTCTACGCGGAAGACCAAGCCCGCTACCTCATCGCCATCCCGGCCAACAAAGCCGACACGCTCGATCAACGCGCCCGCGCGGCGGGCGTGAGCTACCTCCTCGTCGGCGAAGCGGGCGGGCGCGAGATCAGCTATCTCGGCGCCACCGGCAACCGCGAGCGCGTCTCACTCGAAGACCTGCGCAAAGCTCACGAAAGCTGGCTCCCCGCCTATATGAAGGTGGCGCACTAA
- a CDS encoding DUF433 domain-containing protein: MSDPDILGGEPVFAGTRVPIKNLTDYLEGGDTLDTFLDHFPSVRREQAVAFLEAAREHLAAVAATAAE, encoded by the coding sequence GTGAGCGATCCGGACATTTTGGGTGGTGAACCCGTCTTTGCCGGCACTCGCGTGCCGATCAAAAACCTCACCGATTACCTCGAGGGCGGCGATACGCTCGACACCTTCCTAGATCACTTCCCGAGTGTTCGCCGCGAACAAGCTGTCGCATTCCTCGAAGCAGCACGTGAGCACCTTGCGGCAGTGGCCGCAACTGCAGCGGAGTAG
- a CDS encoding DUF5615 family PIN-like protein yields MRVILDECLPRVLGDDLTGHDVQTVQQAGFDGLKNGELLKRIAAAQFDAFVTVDKNLPTEQRAASLSFGIVVLRAKSNRIQDLRPLANKIVDALTTLKPGRVAIVAKGRR; encoded by the coding sequence GTGCGCGTCATCCTCGACGAGTGCCTACCAAGGGTTCTCGGGGACGACTTGACCGGTCACGACGTGCAGACAGTGCAACAAGCAGGATTCGACGGCCTCAAGAATGGTGAGTTGCTGAAACGGATCGCCGCCGCTCAGTTCGACGCCTTTGTCACAGTTGACAAGAACCTTCCAACCGAACAACGCGCCGCCAGTCTCTCCTTCGGGATCGTCGTATTGCGCGCCAAGTCGAACAGGATTCAAGACCTCCGGCCGCTCGCCAACAAGATTGTAGATGCCCTCACAACCTTGAAGCCCGGGCGTGTCGCGATTGTCGCCAAAGGCCGGCGCTAG
- a CDS encoding MaoC family dehydratase: MAMREIPLSEIQSLVGQEIGVSDWLEITQDRVNRFADATGDHQWIHVDIERATKELGGPIAHGYLVLSLIPFLAKNIISYSGVSRGINYGSNKVRFTNAVPVGKRVRMRTTILSCEMRTGAYQVTNQFTIEIEGEERPACVAEVVSLMYPG; encoded by the coding sequence ATGGCTATGCGCGAAATTCCGCTGTCGGAGATCCAGAGCCTGGTGGGCCAGGAGATCGGCGTCTCGGACTGGCTTGAGATCACCCAGGACCGGGTCAACCGTTTCGCCGACGCGACGGGTGACCACCAGTGGATCCACGTCGATATCGAGCGCGCAACCAAGGAGTTGGGCGGGCCGATCGCGCACGGCTACCTCGTGCTGTCGCTGATCCCGTTTTTGGCCAAGAACATCATTTCGTATTCCGGTGTTTCGCGCGGCATCAATTACGGCTCCAACAAGGTGCGCTTCACCAACGCGGTGCCGGTCGGTAAGCGCGTGCGCATGCGGACGACCATTCTGTCGTGTGAGATGCGCACCGGCGCCTATCAGGTGACCAACCAGTTTACGATCGAAATCGAAGGCGAAGAGCGGCCGGCGTGTGTCGCTGAAGTCGTGTCGCTGATGTATCCTGGCTGA